AGTAAACATCATTTCAGCAttctctcgattcgaatacggaataattgtgtacaacgctgtatcacatccactacaaggtgagtcaaaaGTTAATCGGACACAAGATTATCCATTGCTGTGGCCAGAGAGGGCGCTAGGGCGTGACGTATGAGGAACATTACCAGGAGATGATGCTTGCTGTAACTATGGCTGtatggtacagcacgtattagatcgcagtctctgtaacagtgcGACTAAAtaatctctagcatggaaaccatgcatgacTGGGCGTAAGCCCAATAGACTTTCTTGttacgtatcctctcatcgatcagtcaacagagtttgtacagagtggaaaaaaatcaccctgtgtgtgtgtgtgtgtgtgtgtgtgtgtgtgtgtgtgtggtggtagtaatagtagtagtagtagtagtagcagtagtagtagtgtaGAGTGTAAGACTCTTTAATGTTTCGCGCAGGAGCGGTTTTGGAGACGAAACCAGGAGACTGATCGAGGCGTTCGAGGAGGGGGATGTAGAGGAGCTGCTGGAACTTATCGCGGCAGGGGCGGATGTGAGGACGAGGGATAGTGATGGGATGACCGCCCTGCACTTCTTTGCAGAGATGGGATACGTGGAGGTAGTGAGGAGTCTGGTGGAGAGAGGGGCGGAGGTTGACGCCAGGAACAGCAGTATGGAGACGCCCCTGCACTTGGCTGCAATCGGTGGCCATTCACCTATTGTGCGGCTGCTGGTAGCGTGCTCCGCTGACGTCAACGCAAGGAATTGTTACGAGAGAACACCGCTGCAGTTTGCTGCGTGGCATGGGTACGAAGAGACGGCAGCGTTTCTGGTGGAAGCGGGAGCCGACACGGAAGCTAGGGATAAAGATGGGAGAACCTACCTCGACTGACCACCAGGATGTCAAATGGATGCCATCATATAactaacagtccaatgaatatctgtgATATAAAACAAATGATGCTTCACAACAtgagttttcattattttttaattaaagaatacaaaaaatttcatttctaccCATCATTATGTAGTGCATACAAATGCTCTAGGAACACTTCAACTAGTATGAAAATAGGAAATATCCATAAACAAatgtaaataacttttcttttgAGGAAGCCGACTAAAAGAAAAGGTTTTTTGAggatgttgtgggttggcaggagagccaacgccgtattattagaggaagccgaaaggcacgcgttttagctcacgcaggctggcgtgacgtctggaacaggacaaggaaattagactttagaaaaacgaacgtagctggtggaatacttaactgtaatccattaatgatgagtgtCGCTCTTGAATGAACATgactcagtatcaatagtaactggtaaaggcgccttgctaggtcgtagcaaatgacgtagctgaaggctatgctaaccatcgtctcggcaattgagagcgtattttgtcagtgaaccatcgctaacaaagtcggttgtccaactggggcgagtgctaggaagtctctctagacctgccgtgtggcggcgctcggtctgcaatcactgatagtggcgacacgcgggtccgacgtatactaacggaccgcggccgatttaaaggctaccacctagaaagtgtggtgtctggcggtgacaccacagaggaaTCTTTGCAAAACTCAACaattaaaaaatattcattaccGATAGACACCAGTTCTGTCTGAAAATTGAATTTCTTCCAGTCTGTgaaatatacaaacaaaataaTGCAACCAGGTGACATTTTCGACAACCGCCTACGTGTCAACTGGTGAAAACCCAGGTATTTTCAAGGCGCAAATGGAGAAATAACGGTGAGAAATAATGGTCGTTTTAAGTATGTCACCTGGCTGATTTCCTGTAAGTTGTTTCAACCGATCTCCTACATCACTTAATTACTGGAAGCAGGTTAGTAGGAGCATGTACAATGCAATGCTAACTTAATGTAAACTGTAGCTGTCCCCAGAAGTCTGCTATGTAAGGCACATGGTTAGAAACATATTCTGCTTTGAGCTCATACTGAATTTACTACTTTGTCTGCAGTATAGATGTGCACCAGTCTAACTGCACTGTTACACTGGTAGCCATATTTACACCACACTGTAGGTCTATCATGCGCACTGGTTCCAgggtttataattaaagtgcatctcTACAAAAGTCgagtgcgggctgtaattattATACGACGGTTATGGTAATGTGTtgctgcggaaccgatttacgccgaaAAGAAGTTTCATTTGTGGCCACCAGGTATGACATACAAGATGTCATTTGACAACCCCTAAGGTGATAGAACGGTGTGGCTATCGAGAGGACGGActgtgtgctgttagtgaaactgttttatgtgaatgggAGCAatcacagtgctgcattgagagagtaacaCTAATTGAAACATATGAGGAAAGGCACGATGTTATTAAATGGCTGAAAgaagataatgaaattcgaaaacacaggtgAGCTGTAAGACTGCTATAAGATTCCATTGAGAACCAAACAGAACAAGTATTCCTCCATTCCGAGACGAATGGAGGCTGTTTCGAATTACAACGGTTTCCCTACACCGTATTAGCCATGGTGATGTTTATggcgtttccgtatttttgtccagccTCTCTTTCTTCTTTTGGCCACACGGAGTGGCCACAgactttgaggcgccatgtcacgggttgcgcggcccCCCCCCTGATGGTGGTtaaagttctccctcgggcattggtaggTGTGCTGCTCTTAGCattaagttagttttaagtagtgtgttagtctagcgACCGatcgcctcagcagtttggtcccttacgaattcacacacatttgaacattttttctcttcttttttgaagTGGTTGGCCAATGGAATgatttttaatttcaaatataacTCGTACTCCTTCCTTCTTCTGTTTACTTCTCAGAAAATATACGTTCGAATCTATTGATTTACTGAGGAGTATAATTTACTGTGccaaccttcgacagcattcatggtcTTCTGCTAttggttaaaaacattccacatttaAATTCGACTTCATCAACTGTTTTTGGTAGGAGATATAACACTGCGGCACACTTGCGGCAGAGTAGTCGGACTTCCCTCTATCACTACATAACTCCGTTAATCACAGTTCTTGCATTTTCTTGCACAGGTAATCGTTGCAgtgaaaattacaactggaaaaGGATGTTTCTGGGAACACAGTTTTCATAGCTTTAATTGTAACAATTTCAAAGTGTAGCACCGCAGTTTTCGATGACGTTAAGTGCATCTTACTTTTCAATCCAGAAAGAAGTCTTTGTGTATATTGACTTCTGTCAGGTAGCAAAGCAAAGAAAAGAGGTAATACCTGTCTCACTTATGTTGTGCTTCTGATGTAAAGTGTGTTGGTGTGCGTTTGTTCGAACAGTTTCGAACAACTCTGCAATATTTCGTCCATAAGAACTATTCCGTTTTCACGCGGGATTTTCTTTGCTTCTTCACAACCGAACATCAGGATTCTTTTATGAGGAACAGACCTATCGTCAGTTTTCAAAAAAGTGATACCGTAagtaaatttcaaaatgttttcacCCTGTTGATACTTTGAACTTATACCAACGTCACGGTCAGTCTCAATAGTTTCCCTTCTTGCTTTACACAATACAGTTTTGGAATTCTCATAATTTGGCTCATTTGCGAAAAAAATCTAAACTTTTATCTTCAAATCTCGAAACTGCTCTTTAAAAATTTGGAACACAGGCACTATATTTTCTTCGTGACTCTTTTCCTGCAGCTACGCAATCGTTTTTTAATCTGCACATCTGCTTCGTCAGGTGGGCAAGAATGCTGCTCTTCAGCAATGATTCTGCCATTTACAGTTCTAAACCGCCTCGACACTTACTCCATTCGGAATTTGCAAAACATAGCTCGTATTCTCATCACATTACCTGTGCATCTGGTGGCAATGAGTATTCTTGAGAAGACAGTGTTTCCCTTTCGTTGTTCGAATTATTTCCATTACTAGTAGTGTCCAGATCTTACGTGTTTAGGCCTACGAAACTATACGGAAACGAAGACCTTCGACAAGGGCACTGCGCGACTGTCGGCGAAAACATATCCACCGTTGCTGATCGACTGACGTAAATCCGAAATCGAGGAGGCTCTCTGGTCGGAATAACTACGGTGTGAAACTGCCTTGGTCCATAGCCCCACGGTACCTGCGGCAGCCCCAAATAGTCGGAAACACGACAGGTGGAAAGTCCACGTACCCAGCTTATTACCGTGAAACGCTCGCCTGTGGAACTTCTGTGAGAACACCTGTGGTGTGATAGGCACTGGAGACATTTTCTGATACAACGTATAGTCAAACCATCAGATTGGAAATATATTGTGCGACGAAGGCTAAAATAGTTGAAAGATGGAATCAGCTTTCAATAATTGCACGCATTTTCCCCACCActaattttattatatttcataAGATTACCTTTAATTAACTGCTGAGTTCTATGTTCCAGTGTAACGGACTTCCATCTAAGCACGTTGTGGCTtctttcctcttccccccccctccccttccactcCACCCCTTCTACTGGTGAGTTTATTCGCTATTAAGATATGAACATGAATGTCGATGAATGTCGTCCTTAACAGATCATGTGAGTACGTCAGCACTTTGGCTTATATGGAGTTTCTCCCTCTGTATTTTGTGATTTTCCACTGTAGTTTACGATAGAGTATGAATTATGTTCTCACTATTTTGTGTACATACTTggggatatatatacatatatgagcACCCCCTCACACGTCTCCCCTTCCCCATCTCGTGGAACATTCCACTTTTCTATAGACTATTTCGTGTTGTTCACAACGAAGACGCGGTTAATACAAAATAGTTCAGTATAAATTCATATTTTAGCTACATTATGTTATAGGTAGTCGCTGCTCATATGCATTAATGTCGCAAAACAGAGTGGACCTGACTTTATAaccgatgttatttgtatggtgCAACTGTGATAATGTCCACTCCTTTCCTGTATTTTCCCTCTTTAACTGGATTGGTTATATTCTACGTTTTGTAACACTGATATGCGCTGAATAGTTTTTCTAGGGACATTTGCAATTCATGCATGTAATGATTATACAAATCACGTTTTATAGTGCTAGCTCTATCTAATCTACATTTGGCATTCGTCTTATTACGTTTAGATAGCTATGgctttgtaatgttatgtgtgctgtATTTTTCCCATAAGTGTAAACGATCTCCTGTCTGATATATAAGAAGTCGActtagttctttttcttttttgcaggCGAAAGTGGTACTGCAATGAATCCAAgcttacatacagaaacagaagaaattgtaaacaaCGTTCTTAAAAGTAGTCATATCATTGACTGGCTTACAGCGAACGGTCAAACCCTCAGTGTTAAGCTTCCtaagtgtccatattgatgagaacttAAATTAGAGTAAGCAAATTTTGGGAATTTTAAAGCAACCTGGTTCAGCCACTCTTGCACATAGAATCATTGGAAACCATGGGTAGCGACAAATCTGTAAGCTGGCATATTTGccatattttcattttgtaatgtCCTGTGGTTTAATCTTCTGAGGTAACTCATGTTTAAGAAAGAAACTCCTCGTTGCCCAAAAGTTGgccgtaagaataatatgtgatgctcactCGCGATCACCTAGTAAATGTCTATTTaagaagttgggcattctgacttctGCTCACAGTATCTTTAGTTCTTtgtgaattttgttgtaaataatccactacagttcaaaagtaacaatgttgtacataattacggtaccagaaggaaaaatgatattcaaTACTCCACACTTAGTTGGTCTTTAGCACAAAATTGGGTACAGAatgttgcaactaaaatttttgataccTTACCCAGTCGTATAAAATATGACACACAGTaacataaaatttgaaaacacaCCGAAACTGTTCATTTTATTCCATAGAAGAACTTATGACTGCAGTGTGTAAAAAGTGATGGATAGGAATTAGTAACTCATATccacgtattttttaaaaaaacttttatgaaagttcagcatgtagccatatttacaaattaatttgtgatgtgtatGTAAactaactcattccacatcattacgatttatcatgcacatgatccatggaacatgaaaccaaccaaccagttatcGATATAAACAGTTATTTCTATATAAAGCGGTAGTGTCTTTGGTAATATCTTGGATATAcgttggaacagctgttttggaCTTCAGTCTGCATGTGAACATGTCGAGACAATAATCTGATGTACATATTGGGAATTACGTGTATTCCCAACTGTTGGACGTTAAATACGTCCTTAAGGTATGTTGTACATGGGTCTACAACATGTATTATAAACGTTCTGTTCCCATTAATACAGATTATGATAGTATTTACAAATGGTTCTACATGTCGGCTAGTGGATTGATTCGTGTATCAAATCTGTTGCAACATGAAAATACTGTAGGCTATATCAAATTGATAAATCTGTCGTTTGGTGTGTTTTGATACAGATTTTATACATGCCCTAGTTAATCGAATTTTTCAACTGTTGTGGTCTTGAACTGATGGGTCTGTGAGATGTAGGGTGTTGTGAGGTGGGAACGTTGCTGTTGGTCAGCTGTCACCGTGATATGTGGCCAGTGAACCTTATTTTGCTGGATAAGGCAGACTCAGTATAACAGACGTGTACCACATCTATAGCTCACAGTCTATAGACAGTTAAGTGCATCGCTAAATTATTTAAAACTTCATTCGCCATGTGGTATGTATGGAAATTAATTTCCATATGATGAATCCACTGATGGAGTAAACTTTATGTACTTTTAACCATTCTGTCACAATCCTTTTATTAATAGTTTGAGAAAACGGATTCCTTTGTTTCATAATTCACTTTTCTGCACTCTTACTTGATATATGCACATAGTCATTAAGAGATTCAAAAACCAAAAATCCATCTACTCTTAGCAGCCATAGGACACATATAAGAGTCGAGACTGATTCGTTCAGGAATCTGCTCTCTTCAGAATACATCTCATAATTCGTTGCTTGGAAAGTTCTTAGTGCGCTAACTCCGGCCAAATACTTTGATCTTCTTCGGTGATAGCATGTATAGGTAATTTGTTTTTCCAATTTAGACACTAAATATCATCAAGTAATCGTCTGCTCCTTTGCGAATCTCCATGTGTAATTTACTTAACTGACGAAAAAGAGGTGGAGTGTGAGAATAGTTGTTTCCATATACTTACAAATTTGTCAAGAATTTCTTACAATACGCGTCCTGTAGTGCCGCTAATTACCACTCTGTTCCTCGGTTCCATGGCGTTGTAATAGAGATCTGCATTCGTATATTGCTTATAATTTCATAGAACTTCGATGCCCAGCATTAAAACCCTCCTTAAAATGTTGCTACATTGTCAGCTGAGAAAACTCTAGTATTCCTTATTTGTTTTGTTATTccttattttttatgttatatacATCATGACTATCTGCCGAGAAATAATACTTACCTCCCGCCATCATTGCAAACACATAGTTATTGACATTACTTTCATCGCTACTACTAAACAAAAGCTGACTATTGCTAGTTACTTCACAGCGCAAGTTCAGCTGATTAAGTTCTTCACtttgcatatttcatttaattcaatatctctttatTTCCACTTGTTGAAGTTTAAAATGACATAAATCTCAGGAGGGTAATAGCTTTCCCTTAAGGCCAGTAATCGCTTTGTATAATTCCCTACACGTTGTGATAAGAGTGCTAATTCGACTTACTACTATATTACAGCTCACCAGCAAACATTCACTGTACATCAACTAGGTTGGCAATATCTTATCAAGAGAACAGTACTTCATTTTCTTTCGAAACAAACCTGTTATATCACGCCGTACCACAACGTGGATAGGAATCGGTAAGAGGATTCAgccatcttctttttttttcacaaccttactgtttcttgaaTGGGTAATTTACAAATTATTAACTGGTAATACATCATTCATTATAGTTTCATTTGCTAGTACAGAAACAAACTTCAAGTGTGCAGTACTGAGATAAGAATTAGGGCATGTCCCAGATGTGGTAAACATAGGATAGAGATCAGGAAAATAGGGATCTAAAATGACAAATTTCAACACTTTTATATCTGATCTATTTTAATAGATCCACGAGAGTACAAAGGTACATGTAAGTATTTTGAAACACACAAACATTATATATCTCCACACAACCACTGATCGTCCGCACTGCCCCTCCCCACGTCTACACACATCGACGTCCACACAATTAGCAACAGACTTTTCATTTCCCTCCAGCAAGGAGGTCGTTGTCACTGCTGAAGCTCTTGTCTCTGTACACCCAGGACAAGATACTCAAGCGCAGAGGCGGCATGAACTCAGATCCATGGTGACTGTAGCCAGAATTTAAATCTTCTGTAAATACTCTAAGAACGACGCACCAGTGAGGCGCAAGTCTTCCTCAGAACGTAGATGACCAGGAAAATGAGCAGTGCGACCAGGGTTGGCAGGTACGGCCTCCTCTGCAGACCGTCCAGCAGCGGGTGCCTCCTGGAAGCCGCGCCGCCGCCCccacctgccgccgccgccgccacccgccGCCTCCACCGCCCTGGGGTGTTTGAGGAGCTCCGCCCTCAGCATCGACATGTGCCTGGCCTGCCAGCTCCTCCTCTGTCGCCGGCGTGGGCGCCACACACGCGCGGGCTGCTCCTCCCACCTGCGGGACAGAAACACGCATCTCAGCGAAGCCTCTCACAAAAATCTCCTGCAGTTTTTTTGTCACCCTTTCGGAAAGTGTCTCCCGTCGCCACACAGGCGCCCATGGGTCAACAGTTAACAGTTCTTCCAACGCAGAACCTGTGGCACTTTATTTCCGCTGTTTCCAGGAGGGCTTGCGATTTCCTAAGCCCTTCGGGTGGGCGTTGCTTTAAATTGTTAGAGATGCTTGTACAACATTTTTCTAAGAACTGCTCGGAGTTGGTCAGCAGCTACATGTCTACAAACAGTGTGGGGAAATCGCGTTGGCTGATCTCAAATCAGTGCACCGAGGTTTGCTAATACTGAGGCAGAAGGTGTCAACGACTCTTTGGTGGGTGTCCAGCCTCACTCTTTCCTGGAGAGTGTATTATTTGTTTGAGACATTGCTGGCAAAGCGTCCAGTGATCATTCACTAACATAGTCTGTGACAATGCCGATTGTGCAACATGAAGCAGGAACAATTTGTTTCTCTGCAAGCAGAGAGACAAATCTCTGCTCACTTATGACTGCACACTTCGGCCAAGCGTCTATTCTTGGCAAGTGAgcttgccggtgtggccgagtggttctcggcgcttcgcaggttcgaatcttgcctcgggcatggatgtgtgtgatgtcattagattagttacgtttaagtagttctaagttgtagaggactgatgacctcagatgttatgtcccatagtgctcagagccatttttggcaaGTGTGTAAGCAGATTGTCTTCATTCGTGAACGGACCCCGTACTTGAGTCAATTCGGATGTAGGAGTTTTCGGATGCAACTAGATGTCCTCTGTTTAGTTAAGTTCATATCTGCATATCACACATAGTTTTCACGCCGACCACAGCCTTCTGCTGATCGATGTGGCTGACTTGCGCTTTAGTCGACTGCTGTGATGGTATACGCATCACGGCTTGAGAAATAACGAACCGTAACTAGGAATGTATTCAGTTCCATGAGATTGTTCTCTGAGCTCTCTGTTGTCAGCGTAAGTGAGAGTGGGGGAATTTACTAGCAAAGAGGCCGGACACTAACAACCTTGTAGGTGTTTCTGTCGTTCTGTCGTCGAAATGTGGTGCGCAATAAATGCATAAAGATAGGTGTTCTAGCAGTCTTAAACTTAGACTAAGGTGTGGGCTTAACTGAATGTTGCAATTGTGCAGATTCCATTTTCCAGTTTCCttgacattttgtaataaatatctCGATGGCATCATACTACTCGTATTTAAATAGGATTAGTCTTCACCTCACTGTTCTGAGTAGATTACTTAACAACAGTAACCAATTAGtatcagttaaataatttttgtgtaaCATCGCAGGTGGGTCATCCATAGCAGGATTAATCCGATCGCACCATTAAAATAACAAGATCACTACCTGCCCAGTGTTAAAATGTCACCAGATTTAGCATTACTTTCTATTTTTCTTGAAAAACAAATCACGAAAGTGACCTACGTTTCATGCGTTCAAAGGGGAGTACCTTTGTAAGAGATGTCCAGGAGGAGGGATCATACCCAACCTATAGAGCACACGTAACTAAGGCACAACTGCTAAGTAAAGACCTTAAATATAGCCGAATATATGCAAACTGTATGTCATCACTGGAACTAATGGAAATACTTGATGGAAAAGAAGAAGAGAAGGAGAGGAAATATATAAAGTATCAGACAGAAATAAGAATGCTGCTGTAGCTATTTGTCTGGTCGGCTGCTGCTGTTAGCTTCAGCGAGTTTTAGCCTTATGCAAAGACGTGTTGGGTGGCAGAACAAATGTATCAGCTGTAGGTGACGACGTAGCTACGGGTGGCCATTTTCCTAAATTTTATCGCATGCCCTCTGGGAGTTGTAGGTCTGAAAAGTCATTCACTGAAATTCTTAAACATTATATTCCGAATCGAGTAAAACCAGGAGAGATGCTAACGAGGAAACTGAAGACACAAACACAGCAGCGAACTAGAGCAACCCAGATGATGATGGAGAACATgctgaacaagaagaagaaaatgacattCAAATGCTGGTAGTGATGATCCTGTAGATATACCctctaaaagaaacaaaagatagtTAATGTGACAAAAAAACAGTGGAATTTATATAAAGCACTGACaacaaagacattgtgttccacttGATCTGAATATGTCTGTATCATGTTGAAAGATAGTATCTTTACTTTTAATAGACGACTTTTCAGAAATAAATCGTGTCACGGAAAATACTGCTCTTTGCAAATTGTATCGCTTTCGCCTGTTGGCTTCACGTTTAACAGACAGGCAAACGCCTCGATGTA
This Schistocerca nitens isolate TAMUIC-IGC-003100 chromosome 1, iqSchNite1.1, whole genome shotgun sequence DNA region includes the following protein-coding sequences:
- the LOC126233010 gene encoding 26S proteasome non-ATPase regulatory subunit 10-like, coding for MLELKTVNFGTLKTECEQQLASLLTVETAAATAVLAVRHSCPSLTQAAVAFIKANFHVLATQGWADAVHNQPKDVVEVCWLLGQPPTKIRSGFGDETRRLIEAFEEGDVEELLELIAAGADVRTRDSDGMTALHFFAEMGYVEVVRSLVERGAEVDARNSSMETPLHLAAIGGHSPIVRLLVACSADVNARNCYERTPLQFAAWHGYEETAAFLVEAGADTEARDKDGRTYLD